In Myxocyprinus asiaticus isolate MX2 ecotype Aquarium Trade chromosome 32, UBuf_Myxa_2, whole genome shotgun sequence, one genomic interval encodes:
- the psme2 gene encoding proteasome activator complex subunit 2, protein MSKTKVLKVNTDNAVKIENYRQALYKQAEELFSNHIPLKISQLDNLLKGDEFSITDLSSLHAPLDIPIPDPPVPEDEEMETDKNEDDDKKKKKAPKCGFIKGNERIVKLLDIVKPEIIALKETCIIVSCWISHLIPKIEDGNDFGVAIQEKIIERINAVKTKVEGFQTNINKYFSERGDAVAKASKETHVMDYRSLVHEKDEAAYFEIRVILLDIRGFYAELYDVISKNLEKVTNPKGEEKPSMY, encoded by the exons ATGTCCAAAACTAAAGTGCTGAAGGTAAACACTGATAATGCAGTGAAG ATTGAAAACTACCGCCAGGCACTATATAAGCAG GCAGAAGAACTCTTCTCGAATCACATTCCTCTGAAGATTTCACAGCTTGACAACCTGCTGAAG GGGGATGAGTTCAGTATCACTGACCTCTCGTCTCTCCATGCACCCCTTGACATTCCCATTCCTGACCCACCAGTTCCTGAAGATGAG gagATGGAGACAGATAAGAATGAAGATGAtgataaaaagaagaagaaag CTCCAAAGTGTGGCTTCATCAAAGGAAATGAGCGAATTGTGAAGTTGCTTGATATTGTGAAACCAGAGATAATTGCTCTTAAGGAGACCTGCATCATT GTCTCTTGCTGGATTTCTCATCTCATCCCTAAAATAGAGGATGGAAATGATTTTGGAGTCGCGATTCAG GAAAAAATAATTGAGAGAATTAATGCTGTGAAGACCAAGGTGGAGGGTTTTCAGACCAACATTAACAA GTACTTCTCAGAGAGAGGTGATGCAGTGGCCAAAGCCTCCAAAGAGACCCATGTG ATGGATTATCGTTCTTTGGTGCATGAGAAGGACGAAGCGGCATATTTCGAGATCAGAGTGATTTTGCTTGATATACGTGGATTCTAC GCTGAACTTTATGATGTCATCAGCAAAAACCTGGAAAAAGTAACAAACCCCAAAGGAGAAGAGAAGCCCTCCATGTACTGA